In Papaver somniferum cultivar HN1 chromosome 9, ASM357369v1, whole genome shotgun sequence, the genomic stretch TGGTTGTTTTTATCAACATGGGCTCAATGGCCGTGAACCATGTTTGAGGAAATGCTTGAGTGCTAGCTGAAGTTGTTATTGTTGTGAAGCTTGGGTATGTgttattgttgttattgttgtgaaccatgttttaaagttGTGTGTATGTTGTTGGTTCGATATTTAATGATATGCTGTGGAGATGGTGATCAGCAGTATGGAGGATAAATGAAGTTGAATCAGTTGTTTGGGCATGGATTTGATGGTGGGGTAACTGGTGGTAGTATGCAAAAGATATAACAATGGAGTAATGGGCTGCTAACTTTTAGGTTGCTTTCTCTGAATTATTTTACAGTGAATTGGCTGAACTTGGTTACACTTACAGAGATCATCTTTTCGCTGCTATTGACCCAATACCCGCTATTGCTTTCCCTCCAGTAGCAACGACACAATGGCAAGAGCAGGTACAGATGATCTATCTCACTCTCTTTTCTACCATCGTGTCATCGTAATAAAATTACATAGCTTTGATCACTTTGTTTCAGATAAAGAGTCTCGAACTCCTTTTGACAGTAAAAGAATCTGCACTTAATGTTCCAACTAACCTTGAAGCACGTAGAAGGATTGCGTTCTTTACAAATTCTTTGTTTATGGAGATGCCACGAGCTCCCCCAGTTCGTAAAATGTGGTCATTCAGGTTTGAATTGTATTGCTATTGACACAATTAGCTTCAGTAATATTTCTGTAGTCACTTTTCCTAGGTTTGAATTGTATTTTTATTGACACAGTTAGCTTCAGACATATTTTTGTAGTCAGATTTCCTTTTCGGTATAACACATCACATTATAGGCTTTATACAAGGGGTATATCAACTGTTGATTTTCTTACAATCATTATTTCATTGGTGCATATAGAAATTTATAGAATTTCtacattttattttgttgttcCTTGGTAGATAATTAGCAACCTAGTTGTTCGCTAACTTAGTTATGTTTGTAAGCTTATAGCTGAACGGGAAGGATGTATtcttttcaaacaacatttatgagGGGTTGCCGACTTCTCTAATAATATTCTCATGTTTATTCCTATTTTGAATTTATGGTGTCAGTGTTATGACTCCTTATTATAGCGAGGAGACTGTGTACTCTAAAAGCGACCTTGAGTTGGAGAATGAAGATGGTGTATCCATTATCTTTTACTTGCAAAAAATCTTCCCAGGTATGAAGTGTAATCAGATAACATTGACAGTGTGACTCACCTTGATACTTTTAGCATTTTAGTGTTCgtgattggtatcactaatgTTCTCTTGGCTGTCACTTGATTCTTCAGATGAATGGAACAACTTTATCATTCATACCACCACCCatttttcagatctgaaaatgaAGAGAAGCAGAAGTATGTGGTTGTGGAGATGTTCATTTATGatttatggagaagaagataagagtgCCACGTGAGCAGTGCCACGTAAGCAGAGCCACATGGGTCTTGCCACGTAACCTGTGCCACGTACGCAATGGGTGGTGACGTATAAAGAGTCAAAGTAGCTGGTTGGGTCGAAATAACCGATTCAAAGGACTATCTTGTCATTTTAAGTGcacctaacggtgctaactttccatccatcacttttggtcaaaacttgcctagtctagcaataaataaaaaaagtgatcttcatttgaaaagcaccaaaaaaaacaggcctatttaTGTGAAAAGCCCAAAATTAAAAGATAGAACCTATAACGAGGAAACAATGCACCATAAAAAACTTACAGGATGAGTGATACGTGAGCTAGACAATTAGAACAAAATTGAACTTTCATGATTGTTAAAACAATGACTATGTCTCTAAAAATTAGAGCAGAAGTCCTACGAGTTCCTAAtgcttctaacaaaaacaacctAAAATAGATGTGTTCATAATCAACACTATTTCACTACCATCCACTAGACAAGGGCAGTGAGGATCTCACTGCCTAGTCATCTAGCTCATCCTGCATCTATAAGGAATGGCATACCAAACTTATTCATCTACGAAACATGAGTACAATTTCTTACTCTCAGCAAAATCCCACAGCGAAGTCGCACCTCATCCTCGCGATACACCTTCTCAGATTTTTGACACATACTAATAATTTTACCTTTTTTAAACCTGCATTTAGGGCAGAGAGTTCATTTTATTCTCTGCTAGTAAAACCTCTCCTGCCATACGAGATAGTGGAGCAGGCACCATAGATCTTTGAACAGGCTCTGAAGGTGGTTCTCAGGCCAACATAGCAAGTCATCTTACAGGAATTAACACAGATAGGTAGAAA encodes the following:
- the LOC113311190 gene encoding callose synthase 5-like gives rise to the protein MSSQYSVVQSWSPPQMGELKINLDASFDYNTSDVGVSLIIRDSTGQCRCIRGRNGIGDRYSGVDEFTMLVGGSDAAGSLQNELAELGYTYRDHLFAAIDPIPAIAFPPVATTQWQEQIKSLELLLTVKESALNVPTNLEARRRIAFFTNSLFMEMPRAPPVRKMWSFSVMTPYYSEETVYSKSDLELENEDGVSIIFYLQKIFPDEWNNFIIHTTTHFSDLKMKRSRSMWLWRCSFMIYGEEDKSAT